The sequence GATTTACTCGGCACCCATTCAGGGCGAAACCTACATGGGCGAAACCATCATCGACGGTGGCGCTCCCATCGGCGAGACCATCATTGATGGCTCGGTCATCGACAGCGGTGCCTCCTACGAATCCCGCAAACCGACGTTGGATGACGACGCCGCTTTGCTGACCGTTGCGGTTCCTGTCGACTCGGCTCGCGTGACCGTCAACGGACACGAAACAACCAGCGATGGCATGGTTCGCCAGTTCATGTCGCGTGGCCTCAAAGACGGCTACCTCTACACCTACGAAGTCGTCGTGACCTACGACGTCGACGGGGAAGAGCGGACCGACAAACGAACCATCAAACTTCGTCCCGGCGACATGGAACGTTTGGTGTTCAACCAAACCGAAGCTGTCTCGGACGAAGAAGCTGACGAAGAAGACCAGTTCAGCGTTGTTGAACCTGCTCAACCCGAAACGGTTGTTCAACTTCACGTTCCTGCCGAAGCAAAAGTCGTTTTGGCTGGCAACGAAACCAACGGTTTTGGAACGGTTCGCACGTTCCGCACGACCCAATTGGCCGCCGGTCAAAACTGGGAAAATTACACCGTTCGCGTTCTGTTGGAATCCAATGGTCGCCAACTGAGCCAAGAACGCACGATCAACGTTGCTGCGGGCGACACCGTTGAACTCAACTTCGAGTTCGACGACCAAGCCATCGCCATGCGATAAGC comes from Rhodopirellula islandica and encodes:
- a CDS encoding TIGR03000 domain-containing protein; this translates as MSVSAEAGGSYGSYGSSGGSGVVYGSSGGSSGGGLLSGLRARIAARHAGSSGGSVGASSGGSSGGYTAAYASSGGSSGGSSGGSSGGYSRGSSGGGLAGHLRQKIARIKARRHGSSGGYVVKANYSSGGTSYSSGGRSSGGSSGGYYAPSVSYSSAYSGGSSGGSSGGVSYAAPSVSHSYPMIESAPIYSAPIQGETYMGETIIDGGAPIGETIIDGSVIDSGASYESRKPTLDDDAALLTVAVPVDSARVTVNGHETTSDGMVRQFMSRGLKDGYLYTYEVVVTYDVDGEERTDKRTIKLRPGDMERLVFNQTEAVSDEEADEEDQFSVVEPAQPETVVQLHVPAEAKVVLAGNETNGFGTVRTFRTTQLAAGQNWENYTVRVLLESNGRQLSQERTINVAAGDTVELNFEFDDQAIAMR